The Hyalangium minutum DNA segment TGGCGCCCACCTGCTCGCAGAGCATCTGCCAGGGGACGATGTTGGCGTGATGCTCCAGCGCGGTGATGAGCACCTCGTCACCGGGGCCGATGTTCTTCCGGCCAAAGGTCTGCACCACGAGGTTGATGGCCTCGGTGGTGCCGCGCACGAAGACGATCTCCTTGTCGCTCTTGGCGTGGAGGAAGCGGGCCACCTTCTCGCGAGCAGCCTCGAAGGCGGCGGTGGCGCGCTCGGAGAGGGTATGCACGCCGCGATGCACGTTGGCGTTGTCGTGCGTGTAGAAGTGCGAGATGGCATCAATGACGGCCTGCGGCTTCTGCGCGGAGGCCGCGCTGTCCAGGTAGACCAGCGGTCGGCCCCGCACCTCCTGACTCAGGATGGGGAAGTCCGCGCGCACTTTCGCTACGTCGAGTCCACCGCCACTCATGCCACCACCTCCGGCCGAGCCCCGCCCGGCAGCCGCCCCGCCACAAGTTGCTCCACCCGCGCCCGCAGGGGCTCCAGTGCCACCGCGCCCACCACCTCGCTGGCAAAGGCGTAGGTGAGCAGCCGCTCCGCCTCGGCGCGAGGGATGCCGCGCGCGCGGAGGTAGAAGAGGGCCTGCTCGTCCAGCCGGCCCACCGCCGCGCCGTGAGCGCACTTCACGTCATCCGCGAGGATCTCCAGCTGCGGGCGCGTGTCCACCAGCGCCTCCTCCGAGAGCAGGAGGTTGCGGTTCGTCTGGCTCGAGTCCGTGCGCTGCGCCTCGGGCCGCACGAGCACCCGCCCGTGGAAGGTGCCGCGCGAACGGCCATCGAGCACTCCTTTATAGAGCTCGCGGCTGGTGCACCGGGGCACCGCGTGGTCCAGGTCCGTGCGGTTGTCCAGGTGCTGCGAGCCGCGCCCTATGTAGAGGCCGTTCAGCACGCACTCGCCGCCCTCACCCGCGAACACGGAGTGGACCTCATTGCGCGCCAGAGCCCCGCCCAGCGCGAAGAGGTGCGAGGCCAGGCGGCTGTCCCGAGCCTGCTCCGAGTGGAGGCTCGCCACGTGGAAGGCCGCGTCCGGCTCCGCCTGGAGCTTGTAGTGGTGCAGCCGCGCGTTCTCCCCGAGCACCACCTCCGTCACCGCGTTGGTGAACGAGGCACCGCCCTCCACCCCGGCGTACAGCTCCACCAGCGCCGCCTCGCTGTTCGCTCCGGCCACCACCACGATGCGCGGGCTGGCCAGCACCGGTGAGGCGCTTGCACCGGACGACAAGAAGAGGAACTGCACCGGGCTCGGAGCCACGGCGCCGGGCCGCACCTGCATGAAGGCTCCTTCGTCCAGCAGCGCCGCGTTGAGCGCGACGAACGGATGGGCCTCCGCCTTGGCTCGCCGGCCCAGCACGGCCTCCAGCGCCTCGGCGTCCTCGCGCACAGCATCGCGCAGGGGCTTCACCGTCACGCCTGGGAACAACCCCTCCAGCGAAGACAGCTCCGCCGAGAGCCGCCCATCCACGAAGACGAGCCGGGGCCCCGGAAGGGCGAGCTGCTCCACCCGCGCCTTCAGCTCCAGCCTCCCGGCCGAGCCCGTGGGCGCGAACGGGCGCGAGACGATGGGCGCCACGTCCGTGTACTTCCAGTCCTCGTTCTTCGTGGAGGGGAAGCCCTGGCGCGAGAGCTGTGCGAGGCCCTGCTCCCGGAACGAGCGCAGCCACAGGGGCGACTCCGCCGCGCGCTCCTCCTGGAAGCGCTGCGCCACGTCGAGGTAGTGCTGGAGCCCCGGGCTCACGGGCGCGCCTCCGCACCGGCGGTCTTGCCCAGCTTGTCCACCCAGGCGTAGCCCTTCTTCTCCAGCTCGAGCGCCAGGTCCTTGCCGCCGGACATGACGATGCGCCCGCCCGCCATCACGTGGACGTGGTCCGGGACGATGTAGTCGAGCAGCCGCTGGTAGTGGGTGATGACGAGCATCGCCCGCTCCGGAGAGCGCAGCGAGTTCACCCCGCCCGCGACGATGCGCAGCGCGTCGATGTCCAGGCCCGAGTCCGTCTCATCGAGAATGGCCAGGCGCGGCTTGAGCACCGCCATCTGGAACACCTCGTTGCGCTTCTTCTCACCGCCGGAGAAGCCCTCGTTGACGGAGCGGTTGAGGAAGCCCTGGTCCATCTGCACCAGCTTCATCCGATCCTTGGCGAGCGCCAGGAAGTCCATGGCATCCAGCTCCTCCAGGCCCTGGGAGCGGCGCTGCGCGTTGAGCGCGGTGCGGAGGAAGTGCAGGTTGCCCACGCCCGGAATCTCCACCGGGTACTGGAACGCGAGGAACACGCCCGCCGTGGCGCGCTGCTCGGGCGAGAGGGCCAGCAGATCCTTCCCGTCGAAGAGCACCTCGCCCTGAGTCACCGTGTACGTCTCACGGCCCGCGAGCACCTGCGACAGCGTGCTCTTGCCCGAGCCGTTGGGGCCCATGATGGCGTGGACCTCGCCGGGCTTCAGCTCGAGGTTGATGCCCTTGAGGATCTCCTTGTCCCCAATGCGCGCATGCAGATTCCGGACGCTCAGCAACATGACTACCCCACGCTCCCTTCCAGGCTCACCCCGAGCAGCTTCTGCGCTTCCACCGCGAACTCCATGGGCAGCTCCTTGAAGACCTGCCGGCAGAAGCCATTGACGATCATCGACACCGCGTCCTCTTTCGAGATGCCTCGCTGCTGGCAGTAGAAGAGCTGGTCCTCGCCGATCTTCGACGTGGAGGCCTCGTGCTCCACCTGCGCGGACGCGTTCTTCACCTCGATATACGGCAGCGTGTGGGCGCCGCACAGGCTGCCCAGGAGCAGCGAGTCGCACTGCGTGTAGTTGCGCGCGCCCTCGGCGCTCTTCAGCACCTTCACGAGCCCCCGGTACGTGTTCTGCCCGTGGCCAGCGGAGATGCCCTTGGAGACGATGGTGCTCCGGGTGTTGCGGCCGATGTGCACCATCTTCGTGCCCGTGTCCGCCTGCTGGCGGTGGTTGGCCAGCGCCACCGAGTAGAACTCGCCCACCGAGTCATCCCCCTTGAGGATGACGCTGGGGTACTTCCACGTAATCGCCGAGCCCGTCTCCACCTGCGTCCAGGAAATCTTGGCCCGGTGGTGGGCGATGCCGCGCTTGGTGACGAAGTTGTAGATGCCACCGCGGCCCTCGGCGTCACCGGGGTACCAGTTCTGCACGGTGGAGTACTTGATGTTGGCCCCATCCAGCGCCACGAGCTCCACCACGGCGGCGTGGAGCTGGTTGGTGTCGCGCATGGGGGCGGTGCAGCCCTCGAGGTAGCTGACGGTGGCGCCCTCGTCCGCGACGATGAGGGTGCGCTCGAACTGGCCCGTGTCCGCCGCGTTGATGCGGAAGTAGGTGGACAGCTCCATGGGGCAGCGCACGCCCTTGGGCACGTAGCAGAACGAGCCATCGCTGAAGACGGCCGAGTTCAGCGCGGCGAAGAAGTTGTCCGAGTACGGCACCACGGTGCCCAGGTACTTCTTGATGAGCTCGGGGTGCTCGCGGACGGCCTCGGAGAACGAGCAGAAGATGACGCCCGCCTTGGCCAGCTTGTCCTTGAACGTGGTGGCCACGGACACCGAGTCGAACACGGCATCCACCGCCACGTTCTGCAGCAGCTTCTGCTCCTCCAGCGGAATGCCGAGCTTCTCGTAGGTGCGGAGAATCTCCGGGTCCACCTGGTCGAGGCTCTCCAGCTTGGGCTTCTGCTTGGGCGCCGAGTAGTAGCGGATGGCCTGGTAGTCGATGGGGTTGTAGTGGACCTTCTGCCAGCGCGGCTCCTTCAGGGTGAGCCAGTGTCGGTAGGCCTTGAGGCGCCACTCGAGGAGGAACTCGGGCTCGCCCTTCTTGGCGGAGATGGTGCGGACGACGTCCTCGTTCAGCCCGGGGGGCAGGGTGTCCGCCTCCACCGCGGTGACGAAGCCCGCCTCGTACTGGCGGCGCGTGAAGTCTTGAATGGTCTCGGTGCTCATGAGAGCCCTCCGGAGGTGCTGGGGCGCGCGGGCGTGTTCAGCCCGACGAGGCGCTCCACACGCGGGGTGGGAGCACACAGGTCGGCCAGGGTCAGCCGGCCCAGTGCGTCTTGGATGGCCTGGTTGATGACGCGCCAGTGGCCTCGGACGCGACACACGGACTCCAGCTCACAGGCGGCCTCGTTCGTGGACGAGTGCTGCACGCACTCGGTGATGGCCACGGGCCCTTCAAGGGCGGTGATAATCTGCGTGAGCGGGATGGCGGCAGCCGGGCGGGAGAGCCCATAGCCGCCCATGGCCCCCCGGTGGGACACGAGCACGCCGGCAGTCTGCAACCCCTTGAGCACCTTGCTCACCGAGGGCAGTGGCACCTTCGTGGCCTCGGCCAGCTCGCGGGCGGTGCGCGTGCTGCCCTCCTCCCGAGCGAGCTCGGTCAGCAGCACGAGGCCGTAGTCGGTCATCTTGCTCATCCGGAACATCCGGTACTCTCCTGGAGTGGGCTTGAGGCGCCCCGGCTTGCGCCGCCTCTCTACTTAAACAGTACTAAAACGGTCCACATTAAAATGGGAGGGGCCCTGGCTGGACGGCTGCCAGGGGGACATGTGAAGAGAGGGCGTTCCTTGGAGGAAGCCTGCCCATGCGCCGTCCCGTGTCGCTGTTGCTCGCTGCGCTGACCCTGGCCGTGGTGGCCTGCGAGAAGAAGTCGCAGCCCCCGCCTGCTCCCTCGACTCCTGCTCCTACGGCCGAGGCCCCGGCCACTCCTCCGGCGGCCTCGGACACCATTCTGATGGGTGAGGTGGGGAGCCTGACGGGCAGCGAGGCCACGTTCGGCATCTCGGCGCGCAACGGCATCGAGCTGGCCATCAACGAGGCGAACGAGGCCGGCGGGGTGCGGGGCAAGAAGGTGGCGGTGCGCGTCTATGACAGCCAGGGCAAGCCGGAGGAGGCGGCCCAGGCGGTGACGCGGCTGATTGCTCAAGACAAGGTGGCGGTGATCATCGGCGAGGCGGCCTCATCGGTGTCGATGGCGATGGCGGAGAAGGCGCAGGCGGCGGGGGTGCCTCAGATCACGTACACGTCGACGGCGCCCGAGGTGACGCAGAAGGGGGACTACATCTTCCGGGTGTGCTTCATCGATCCGTTCCAGGGCAAGGTGATGGCGAAGTTCGCGAAGGAGAACCTGAACCTGACCCAGGTGGTGGTGCTGACGGACAACAAGGCCGCGTACTCGATTGGCCTGGCGAAGGTGTTCATCGAGGAGTTCCAGAAGATGGGCGGCCAGGTGGTGGCGAACGAGAGCTACTCGAAGGGGGACACGGACTTCCGGGCGCAGCTGACGGCGATCAAGCGGGTGAAGCCGCAGGGCGTGTTCGTGCCGGGGTACTACACGGACGTGGGACTCATCGCGCGGCAGGCGCGGGAGCTGGGGCTGAAGGTTCCGCTGCTGGGCGGGGATGGGTGGGAGAGCGAGAAGCTGTTCGAGCTGGGCGGCTCGGCGCTGGATGGGAGCTACTTCTCGAACCACTACGCGCTGGACAACCCGGATCCGCTGCTCAAGGCGTTCGCGGAGAAGTACCAGAAGGCGTACGGGAGCCTGCCGGACAGCGTGGCGGCGCTGGCGTACGACGCGACGAAGCTGGCGATCGACGCGATGAAGCGGGCTCCGGATCTGTCGGGCAAGGCGCTGCGGGATGCGATTGCGGCGACGAAGGACTTCCCGGGGGTAGCGGGGAAGATCACCATCAACGCCAACCGGGATGCGGAAAAGCAGGCGGTGGTGCTGAAGGTGGAGAACGGGAAGACCCAGTTCGTCACCACCGTGCAGCCGTAGCGCGGCTACCGCTTCGCGCGCGGGCTGCGGGCCTTGAGACGCGGGCTCGAAGAACGGCCCGCGCGCTTGGGCGTCGGCTTGCGTTGGAAGAGTTCCTGGACAGACTTCGCCGTCACGGCCTGGCCGAGCCAGCGCTCAAGCTGGGCCCGCTCCGTACACGCCAGAATCCGTCGCTGGGCCGTGCCCTCTACAGCGAACCCACGGGCTTCCAGCACTTTGATGAGGGCCTGACGCTCGCCCTCCAAGTGTCCCTCCTGACGTCCCTGCTTCAACCCCCTCTCCAACCCCTTCTCCATCCCCTTCTCCATCCCCTGAGCCACGAACTTCCGGAAGAACTCGCTCTGGTACTCGTACTCGCCGCTCTTCATGATGGACTCCAAGACTCTGCGCACGGCCTCTCCTAGCGAGGAGAAGGCCAGGTCAAGGTAGAAGGTGGCTTGCTCACGAGCAAGGCCACGAGAAGAACTCGCCACGGCCTCGAACAGTCCCGGCGCTAGCTCCGGTTTCTGCCCGTGAGCCATGGCCGATAACACCGCCAACTCGGGAGAGTCTCCTGCTTCCCGCTTGCCCAGAAGCACGGGGATGGAGCGCGGCC contains these protein-coding regions:
- a CDS encoding ABC transporter substrate-binding protein is translated as MRRPVSLLLAALTLAVVACEKKSQPPPAPSTPAPTAEAPATPPAASDTILMGEVGSLTGSEATFGISARNGIELAINEANEAGGVRGKKVAVRVYDSQGKPEEAAQAVTRLIAQDKVAVIIGEAASSVSMAMAEKAQAAGVPQITYTSTAPEVTQKGDYIFRVCFIDPFQGKVMAKFAKENLNLTQVVVLTDNKAAYSIGLAKVFIEEFQKMGGQVVANESYSKGDTDFRAQLTAIKRVKPQGVFVPGYYTDVGLIARQARELGLKVPLLGGDGWESEKLFELGGSALDGSYFSNHYALDNPDPLLKAFAEKYQKAYGSLPDSVAALAYDATKLAIDAMKRAPDLSGKALRDAIAATKDFPGVAGKITINANRDAEKQAVVLKVENGKTQFVTTVQP
- the sufB gene encoding Fe-S cluster assembly protein SufB, with protein sequence MSTETIQDFTRRQYEAGFVTAVEADTLPPGLNEDVVRTISAKKGEPEFLLEWRLKAYRHWLTLKEPRWQKVHYNPIDYQAIRYYSAPKQKPKLESLDQVDPEILRTYEKLGIPLEEQKLLQNVAVDAVFDSVSVATTFKDKLAKAGVIFCSFSEAVREHPELIKKYLGTVVPYSDNFFAALNSAVFSDGSFCYVPKGVRCPMELSTYFRINAADTGQFERTLIVADEGATVSYLEGCTAPMRDTNQLHAAVVELVALDGANIKYSTVQNWYPGDAEGRGGIYNFVTKRGIAHHRAKISWTQVETGSAITWKYPSVILKGDDSVGEFYSVALANHRQQADTGTKMVHIGRNTRSTIVSKGISAGHGQNTYRGLVKVLKSAEGARNYTQCDSLLLGSLCGAHTLPYIEVKNASAQVEHEASTSKIGEDQLFYCQQRGISKEDAVSMIVNGFCRQVFKELPMEFAVEAQKLLGVSLEGSVG
- a CDS encoding SUF system Fe-S cluster assembly regulator; translation: MFRMSKMTDYGLVLLTELAREEGSTRTARELAEATKVPLPSVSKVLKGLQTAGVLVSHRGAMGGYGLSRPAAAIPLTQIITALEGPVAITECVQHSSTNEAACELESVCRVRGHWRVINQAIQDALGRLTLADLCAPTPRVERLVGLNTPARPSTSGGLS
- the sufC gene encoding Fe-S cluster assembly ATPase SufC, which translates into the protein MLLSVRNLHARIGDKEILKGINLELKPGEVHAIMGPNGSGKSTLSQVLAGRETYTVTQGEVLFDGKDLLALSPEQRATAGVFLAFQYPVEIPGVGNLHFLRTALNAQRRSQGLEELDAMDFLALAKDRMKLVQMDQGFLNRSVNEGFSGGEKKRNEVFQMAVLKPRLAILDETDSGLDIDALRIVAGGVNSLRSPERAMLVITHYQRLLDYIVPDHVHVMAGGRIVMSGGKDLALELEKKGYAWVDKLGKTAGAEARP
- the sufD gene encoding Fe-S cluster assembly protein SufD; amino-acid sequence: MSPGLQHYLDVAQRFQEERAAESPLWLRSFREQGLAQLSRQGFPSTKNEDWKYTDVAPIVSRPFAPTGSAGRLELKARVEQLALPGPRLVFVDGRLSAELSSLEGLFPGVTVKPLRDAVREDAEALEAVLGRRAKAEAHPFVALNAALLDEGAFMQVRPGAVAPSPVQFLFLSSGASASPVLASPRIVVVAGANSEAALVELYAGVEGGASFTNAVTEVVLGENARLHHYKLQAEPDAAFHVASLHSEQARDSRLASHLFALGGALARNEVHSVFAGEGGECVLNGLYIGRGSQHLDNRTDLDHAVPRCTSRELYKGVLDGRSRGTFHGRVLVRPEAQRTDSSQTNRNLLLSEEALVDTRPQLEILADDVKCAHGAAVGRLDEQALFYLRARGIPRAEAERLLTYAFASEVVGAVALEPLRARVEQLVAGRLPGGARPEVVA